In a single window of the Ancylobacter polymorphus genome:
- a CDS encoding 2-dehydro-3-deoxygalactonokinase: MGGVSHIVVDWGTSSFRLWALDLDGVVRAERRSAQGLAASGAEGFERVLEAHLDALGIAEGVPVMMCGMVGSRAGWVEAAYVATPAGLDGLTEKAAHVPSTRRLIRILPGIAQRGAAGADVMRGEETQLLPLIRDGFEGVACLPGTHCKWVRVEGGTVTGFATFLTGELFHLLRSGSVVAPAVEVAPPVDPASTYFVRGVDDGLAAPELLGRDLFRLRAGWLLEGTSPEATLARLSGLLIGAELAGARHFAGACPVALIASGAAAALYRTALTRAGFAAVTLHDAEDCVRAGLHAAALKAFRPERTTE; the protein is encoded by the coding sequence ATGGGCGGCGTCTCGCACATTGTGGTGGACTGGGGCACGTCGAGCTTCCGCCTGTGGGCGCTGGACCTCGACGGCGTGGTGCGGGCCGAGCGGCGCAGCGCGCAGGGGCTCGCGGCGTCGGGTGCCGAGGGGTTCGAGCGCGTGCTGGAAGCCCATCTCGACGCGCTCGGCATCGCCGAGGGCGTGCCGGTCATGATGTGTGGCATGGTCGGCTCGCGCGCCGGCTGGGTGGAGGCGGCCTATGTCGCCACCCCCGCCGGGCTCGACGGGCTGACCGAGAAGGCGGCGCATGTGCCCTCCACGCGGCGGCTCATCCGCATCCTGCCCGGCATTGCCCAGCGTGGCGCGGCGGGGGCCGATGTCATGCGCGGGGAGGAAACCCAGCTTCTGCCGCTGATCCGCGACGGGTTCGAAGGCGTCGCCTGCCTGCCCGGCACCCATTGCAAATGGGTGAGGGTGGAAGGCGGCACGGTCACCGGCTTCGCCACCTTTCTCACCGGCGAACTGTTCCATTTGCTGCGCAGCGGCTCCGTCGTCGCGCCGGCGGTGGAGGTAGCGCCGCCCGTCGACCCCGCCTCGACGTATTTCGTGCGCGGCGTCGATGACGGCCTCGCCGCGCCGGAGCTGCTCGGTCGCGACCTGTTTCGCCTGCGGGCCGGCTGGTTGCTGGAGGGCACGTCGCCGGAGGCGACACTGGCGCGGCTGTCCGGCCTGCTCATCGGCGCGGAACTGGCGGGTGCGCGGCACTTTGCCGGCGCTTGCCCGGTCGCGCTCATCGCCTCCGGCGCGGCGGCGGCGCTCTACCGCACCGCGCTGACACGCGCCGGCTTCGCCGCCGTCACCCTCCACGACGCCGAGGACTGCGTGCGCGCCGGTCTGCACGCCGCCGCCCTCAAGGCGTTCCGGCCGGAAAGGACCACCGAATGA
- a CDS encoding 2-dehydro-3-deoxy-6-phosphogalactonate aldolase, which produces MNAPFAPRVPWPQLRRGLVAILRGLRPEEAEAIVGALIEEGLEAIEIPLNSPDPFASIETAARLAPKGVLIGAGTVLTIEEVDLLNYAGGRLMVSPNVDPQVIARAARHGMVTMPGVLTPTEAFAALKAGASGLKFFPANLLGPSIIQAISVVLPPGTVVGAVGGVGENEFAAYAAAGIRTFGLGSSLYRPGATAAEVRAKARAMVAAYDAAFPIETRGGG; this is translated from the coding sequence ATGAACGCCCCCTTCGCTCCCCGCGTGCCCTGGCCGCAGCTGCGGCGCGGGCTGGTGGCCATTCTGCGCGGCCTGCGCCCGGAGGAGGCGGAAGCCATTGTCGGCGCGCTGATCGAGGAAGGGCTGGAGGCGATCGAAATCCCGCTCAACTCGCCGGACCCCTTCGCCTCCATCGAGACCGCTGCCCGCCTCGCGCCAAAGGGCGTGCTCATCGGCGCCGGCACGGTGCTCACCATCGAGGAGGTCGACCTGCTCAACTATGCCGGCGGCCGGCTGATGGTGAGCCCGAATGTCGATCCGCAGGTGATCGCCCGCGCCGCCCGCCACGGCATGGTGACCATGCCCGGCGTGCTGACCCCGACGGAGGCGTTCGCCGCGCTGAAGGCCGGGGCGTCGGGGCTCAAATTCTTCCCCGCCAATCTGCTTGGGCCGTCGATCATCCAGGCGATCTCGGTGGTGCTGCCGCCGGGCACGGTGGTGGGCGCGGTGGGCGGGGTCGGCGAGAACGAGTTCGCTGCCTATGCGGCGGCCGGCATCCGCACCTTCGGCCTTGGCTCCAGCCTGTACCGGCCCGGCGCCACCGCCGCCGAGGTGCGGGCGAAGGCGCGGGCCATGGTCGCGGCCTATGACGCGGCCTTTCCGATCGAGACACGAGGCGGCGGATGA
- the chvE gene encoding multiple monosaccharide ABC transporter substrate-binding protein: MKRLTTLFSATAFALGALALALPASAADKGTVGIAMPTKSSARWIADGDNMVKVLKERGYNTDLQYAEDDIPNQLSQIENMVTKGAKVLVIASIDGTTLSDVLKQAHDKGIKVIAYDRLIRETPNVDYYATFDNFQVGVLQAQSLLKGLGYPENKGPFNIELFGGSPDDNNAYFFYDGAMSVLKPLIDNGTLKVASGQMGMDKVSTLRWDGATAQARMDNLLSAYYSDKTLNGVLSPYDGLSIGILSSLKGVGYGSGKMKMPVVTGQDAEVPSMKSILAGEQYSTIFKDTRELAKVTADMVDATLSGKEPTVNDTKTYNNGVKVVPSYLLKPVVVDKSNWEAVLIGSGYYKPGQIN; encoded by the coding sequence ATGAAACGCCTGACGACGCTTTTCTCCGCAACCGCCTTCGCGCTGGGCGCGCTGGCCCTCGCCCTCCCCGCCTCGGCGGCGGACAAGGGCACGGTCGGCATCGCCATGCCCACCAAATCCTCCGCCCGCTGGATCGCCGATGGCGACAACATGGTGAAGGTGCTCAAGGAGCGCGGCTACAACACCGATCTGCAATATGCCGAGGACGACATCCCCAACCAGCTCTCGCAGATCGAGAACATGGTGACCAAGGGCGCTAAGGTGCTGGTGATCGCCTCCATCGACGGCACCACCCTGTCGGACGTGCTGAAGCAGGCGCATGACAAGGGCATCAAGGTCATCGCCTATGACCGCCTGATCCGCGAGACGCCGAATGTCGACTATTACGCGACCTTCGACAATTTCCAGGTCGGCGTGCTGCAGGCGCAGTCGCTGCTCAAGGGCCTCGGCTATCCCGAGAACAAGGGCCCGTTCAACATCGAGCTGTTCGGCGGCTCGCCGGACGACAACAACGCCTATTTCTTCTATGACGGCGCCATGTCCGTGCTGAAGCCGCTGATCGACAACGGCACGCTCAAGGTCGCTTCCGGCCAGATGGGCATGGACAAGGTCTCGACCCTGCGCTGGGACGGCGCCACCGCCCAGGCCCGCATGGATAATCTGCTCAGCGCCTACTACTCCGACAAGACGCTCAACGGCGTGCTCTCGCCTTATGACGGCCTGTCCATCGGCATCCTGTCCTCGCTCAAGGGCGTGGGCTATGGCTCCGGCAAGATGAAGATGCCCGTCGTCACCGGCCAGGACGCGGAAGTCCCGTCGATGAAGTCGATCCTCGCCGGCGAGCAGTATTCCACCATCTTCAAGGACACGCGCGAACTCGCCAAGGTGACGGCCGACATGGTCGACGCCACCCTGTCCGGCAAGGAGCCGACGGTCAACGACACCAAGACCTACAATAACGGCGTCAAGGTCGTGCCGTCCTACCTGCTCAAGCCGGTCGTCGTCGACAAGAGCAACTGGGAAGCCGTGCTGATCGGCTCCGGCTACTACAAGCCCGGCCAGATCAACTGA
- the mmsA gene encoding multiple monosaccharide ABC transporter ATP-binding protein has product MNALLEMQGISKHFAGVRALSDVTFAVRPGEIHALVGENGAGKSTLMKVLSGVYPHGSYEGAIVFDGEERRFSDITDSEALGIIIIHQELALVPLLSIAENIFIANPPGRFGVIDRGAVHKRTQELLAKVGLDESPDTLVTNIGVGKQQLVEIAKALSKKVRLLILDEPTASLSEKDSAALLDLLLEFKAQGIASILISHKLNEVSKVADRITVLRDGRTVDTLDCHEGAVEEDRIISKMVDRDLEHRYPKREPNIGGPIFKVTDWSAYHPLHSERQVIRNVDFEVRRGEIVGIAGLMGAGRTEFAMSIFGRSWGQKISGRAEMEGREVDLSTVRRAIDAGLAYVTEDRKQLGLLLAEDIRKNVTLANLPAVAPGRVIDDMRELRVASDYRARMRIRCHSVFQETGKLSGGNQQKVVLSKWLFTDPKVLILDEPTRGIDVGAKYEIYCIINELADAGKGVVVISSEMPELLGICDRICVMNEGAFVGEFPGAEASQEKIMRAIMRKGEQRPMEALA; this is encoded by the coding sequence ATGAACGCTCTTCTGGAAATGCAGGGCATCAGCAAGCACTTCGCGGGTGTGCGGGCGCTGAGCGATGTCACCTTCGCCGTCCGGCCCGGCGAGATCCATGCCCTTGTCGGCGAGAACGGCGCGGGCAAGTCGACGCTGATGAAGGTGCTGAGCGGGGTCTACCCGCACGGTTCCTATGAGGGCGCCATCGTCTTCGACGGCGAGGAGCGCCGCTTCAGCGACATCACCGACTCCGAAGCGCTGGGCATCATCATCATCCACCAGGAACTGGCGCTGGTTCCGCTGCTCTCCATCGCCGAGAACATCTTCATCGCCAACCCGCCCGGCCGCTTCGGCGTCATCGACCGCGGCGCGGTGCACAAGCGCACCCAGGAACTGCTGGCCAAGGTGGGGCTCGACGAGTCCCCGGACACGCTGGTGACCAATATCGGGGTCGGCAAGCAGCAGCTGGTGGAGATCGCCAAGGCGCTGTCGAAGAAGGTGCGCCTGCTGATCCTCGACGAGCCCACCGCCAGCCTGTCGGAAAAGGACAGCGCCGCGCTGCTCGACCTCCTTCTGGAGTTCAAGGCGCAGGGCATCGCCTCCATCCTCATCTCGCACAAGCTGAACGAAGTCTCCAAGGTCGCCGACCGCATCACCGTGCTGCGCGACGGGCGCACCGTCGACACGCTGGACTGCCATGAGGGCGCGGTGGAGGAGGACCGCATCATCTCCAAGATGGTCGATCGCGATCTCGAACACCGCTACCCCAAGCGCGAGCCGAACATTGGCGGGCCGATCTTCAAGGTGACGGACTGGTCGGCCTATCACCCGCTGCATTCCGAGCGGCAGGTGATCCGCAACGTCGATTTTGAGGTGCGGCGCGGCGAGATCGTCGGCATTGCCGGGCTGATGGGCGCCGGCCGCACCGAATTCGCCATGAGCATTTTCGGCCGCTCCTGGGGGCAGAAGATCAGCGGAAGGGCGGAGATGGAGGGGCGCGAGGTGGACCTCTCTACCGTGCGCCGCGCCATCGATGCCGGCCTCGCCTATGTCACCGAGGACCGCAAGCAGCTCGGCCTGCTGCTGGCCGAGGATATCCGCAAGAACGTCACCCTCGCCAATCTGCCGGCCGTCGCGCCGGGCCGGGTGATCGACGACATGCGGGAATTGCGCGTCGCCTCCGACTACCGCGCCCGCATGCGCATACGCTGCCACAGCGTGTTCCAGGAAACCGGCAAGCTCTCCGGCGGCAACCAGCAGAAGGTGGTGCTGTCGAAATGGCTGTTCACCGACCCCAAGGTGCTGATCCTCGACGAGCCGACGCGCGGCATCGATGTCGGCGCCAAGTATGAAATCTATTGCATCATCAACGAGCTGGCGGATGCCGGCAAGGGCGTGGTGGTGATCTCCTCCGAGATGCCGGAACTGCTCGGCATCTGCGACCGCATCTGCGTGATGAACGAGGGCGCCTTTGTCGGCGAGTTCCCCGGCGCGGAGGCCTCGCAGGAGAAGATCATGCGCGCCATCATGCGCAAGGGAGAGCAACGCCCCATGGAGGCATTGGCATGA
- the mmsB gene encoding multiple monosaccharide ABC transporter permease gives MSDTALKDKASHAGFLKNNLREYGMLISLFAIMIFFEVVTNGTLLRPLNLTNLVLQNSYIVIMALGMLLVIVTGHIDLSVGSVAGFIGAVAAVLMVKFDLHFIPATLICLALGGLIGAAQGYWVAYFKIPSFIVTLAGMLVFKGLALAILAGQSVGPFPPTFQKLSSGFIPELIPDAGNLYPTSLAIGAMLALAMVWLNFRGRARQEAHHIHTEPYGFFLAKNALLFAVILYFAYLIASHRGLPNVLVIMTALIALYAFVTTRTTIGRQIYAVGGNEKAAKLSGIKTERLTFLTFVNMGVLAALAGLVFAARLNTATPKAGLGFELDVIAACFIGGASAYGGVGRVGGAVIGALIMGVMNNGMSILGIGIDYQQVIKGLVLLGAVCLDVYNQRRA, from the coding sequence ATGAGCGACACCGCTCTCAAGGACAAGGCGAGCCACGCCGGCTTCCTGAAAAACAATCTGCGCGAATACGGGATGCTGATCTCGCTCTTCGCCATCATGATCTTTTTCGAGGTGGTGACGAACGGCACGCTGCTGCGCCCGCTCAACCTCACCAATCTCGTGCTGCAGAACAGCTACATCGTCATCATGGCGCTGGGCATGCTGCTGGTCATCGTCACCGGCCATATCGACCTCTCGGTCGGCTCGGTGGCGGGCTTCATCGGCGCGGTGGCGGCGGTGCTGATGGTGAAGTTCGACCTGCATTTCATCCCGGCGACGCTGATCTGCCTCGCTTTGGGCGGGCTGATCGGCGCGGCGCAGGGCTATTGGGTGGCCTATTTCAAAATCCCGTCCTTCATCGTCACCCTGGCCGGCATGCTGGTGTTCAAGGGGCTGGCGCTGGCGATCCTGGCGGGGCAGTCGGTCGGGCCCTTCCCGCCCACCTTCCAGAAGCTGTCCTCCGGCTTCATCCCGGAACTCATCCCCGATGCCGGCAACCTCTACCCCACCTCGCTCGCCATCGGCGCCATGCTGGCGCTGGCGATGGTGTGGCTGAACTTCCGCGGCCGCGCCCGGCAGGAAGCCCACCACATCCACACCGAGCCCTATGGCTTCTTCCTGGCCAAGAACGCGCTGCTGTTCGCGGTCATTCTCTATTTCGCCTATCTCATCGCCTCGCATCGCGGCCTGCCCAATGTGCTGGTCATCATGACGGCGCTGATCGCGCTCTATGCCTTCGTGACCACCCGCACCACCATTGGCCGGCAGATCTATGCCGTCGGCGGCAACGAGAAGGCGGCGAAGCTCTCCGGCATCAAGACCGAGCGGCTGACCTTCCTCACCTTCGTCAATATGGGCGTGCTGGCGGCGTTGGCCGGCCTCGTCTTCGCCGCCCGGCTCAACACCGCGACGCCGAAAGCCGGCCTCGGCTTCGAACTCGACGTCATCGCCGCCTGCTTCATCGGTGGCGCCTCGGCCTATGGCGGCGTCGGCCGTGTCGGCGGGGCGGTCATCGGCGCGCTGATCATGGGCGTGATGAACAACGGCATGTCGATTCTGGGCATCGGCATCGACTACCAGCAGGTGATCAAGGGGCTGGTGCTGCTCGGCGCCGTCTGCCTCGACGTGTACAACCAGCGCCGCGCCTGA
- a CDS encoding metallophosphoesterase family protein translates to MFRFLHSSDLHLGKRFGNFAGDLPGRLREARHGVIARLAQHAREQGAGTILLAGDSFDTETPAPEVRRQALAEMRHHAPLRWVLLPGNHDSLQAAPLWAALKAEAPDNVILATEPRPLELAPGVVLLPAPCTTRRPGRDLTEWMDAQPTPEGTLRLGLAHGAIRSFSEDAVAGDVIAPDRARRAGLAYLALGDWHGAVEVDPRTRYSGTPEPDRFKHAAPGTALAVGLAGVDALPEVQALPTASFAWRELDLHLLEGDDPLAALAALLPEERARRQTLARLVATGRTGLEGQAALQRAVAAAAPDFAFLDLDAAGLATACAPDDLDRIDRGGALRAAADALLAEAGDLARSAEERDVARAALARLYSLAQASAP, encoded by the coding sequence ATGTTCCGCTTCCTGCATTCCAGCGACCTGCATCTGGGCAAGCGCTTCGGCAATTTCGCCGGCGATCTGCCCGGCCGGCTGCGCGAGGCGCGCCATGGCGTCATCGCCCGGCTGGCGCAGCACGCGCGCGAACAGGGCGCCGGCACCATCCTGCTCGCCGGCGACAGCTTCGACACCGAGACCCCCGCGCCGGAGGTGCGGCGGCAGGCGCTGGCGGAAATGCGCCACCACGCGCCGCTCCGGTGGGTGCTGCTGCCGGGCAATCATGATTCGCTGCAGGCGGCGCCGCTCTGGGCGGCGCTGAAGGCGGAAGCGCCTGATAATGTGATCCTCGCCACCGAGCCCCGGCCGCTCGAACTCGCCCCGGGCGTGGTGCTGCTGCCCGCCCCCTGCACCACCCGCCGGCCCGGCCGCGACCTCACGGAGTGGATGGACGCCCAACCGACCCCGGAGGGCACGCTGCGCCTCGGTCTCGCCCATGGCGCCATCCGCTCGTTTTCGGAGGACGCGGTGGCGGGCGACGTGATCGCCCCAGACCGTGCCCGCCGCGCCGGCCTCGCCTATCTCGCGCTCGGCGACTGGCACGGGGCGGTGGAGGTCGACCCGCGCACGCGCTACAGCGGCACGCCGGAGCCGGACCGCTTCAAGCACGCGGCGCCGGGCACGGCCTTGGCGGTCGGTCTCGCCGGTGTCGACGCGCTGCCGGAGGTGCAGGCCCTCCCGACCGCGAGCTTCGCCTGGCGCGAACTCGACCTGCATCTGCTGGAGGGCGACGACCCCCTAGCGGCGCTGGCAGCGCTGCTGCCGGAAGAACGCGCGCGCCGGCAGACGCTGGCCCGGCTCGTCGCCACCGGCCGCACCGGGCTGGAAGGGCAGGCGGCGCTGCAGCGCGCGGTCGCCGCCGCCGCGCCGGACTTCGCCTTTCTAGACCTCGACGCCGCCGGCCTTGCCACCGCCTGCGCGCCTGATGACCTCGACCGCATCGACCGGGGCGGCGCGCTGCGCGCGGCGGCCGATGCGCTGCTGGCGGAAGCGGGCGACCTCGCCCGCTCGGCCGAGGAACGCGACGTGGCCCGTGCCGCGCTGGCACGGCTCTATTCCCTGGCACAGGCGAGCGCACCATGA
- a CDS encoding AAA family ATPase, protein MKISALRLFNVKRFAQRGVAIENIGDGVNVLCAVNEFGKSTSFEALHALFFQPHSGTPGDVQRLRPYSGGSPLVEADIATEAGRFRLTKQYYGGRFARVTDLASGRLLAQADEAEAFIAGLIRGGTAGPAGLLWVRQGLTGIEKRSKSEEDSEKQVRASLLESVQGEVEAVTGGRRMAEIMAATQAALADLVTATGRPKAGGRYAAALDARDGLIEQEQRLAADVRALREALDRRAQALKRLAELDQQEERQARHRAVESAQAAFDAAKAQGEALRAAEAEAGLARERRDAAERELTAYRNVLATAQAHAAAMAEAEQRRAAAVARRQSAGAELQRVQAELVAAEAAEDAARQRLTRAEAASTAREARARQAALAERLAAAEAARQALEAADAALALAKLPPGSLDELQALEIDIAKRRAVEEAARPSVTIEYAPDAAPLLMDGTPLGEGEERGYDGQARLTLPGLGTLTLRSNRAAPTDSRLKEAQARHRALLSALGVEDLAAARARQMRAQQIETERREGPARLALLAPEGLARLREEVAAGAGLGAELPETEDEPAALRAALAAAEERRALARQALRAAEPLRARADEAFVEAETALAGLKAEHAQIAALLGPEDARPARADALARRRDELQRLFTDAEAQMQRHRAGAFDLATAEAALRRARSVEEAATKEAATLRETLAGLNAQIGTRADEAVEEMWGEAKEALAAATARAEGFKAEVRVLQRLATALEAARAQARDLYLRPVMAELSPLLGLLFDDAAITFDDRTLLPQTLRRNGHEEEVERLSGGMREQLSVLTRLAFARLLARDGRPAPVILDDALVYSDDDRIERMFDALHRQSRDQQIIVFSCRQRAFQKLGGHVLAMTDWQPGAGTAS, encoded by the coding sequence ATGAAGATTTCCGCGCTGCGGCTGTTCAATGTGAAGCGCTTCGCCCAGCGTGGAGTCGCCATCGAGAACATTGGCGACGGCGTCAACGTGCTGTGCGCGGTGAACGAATTCGGCAAGTCCACCAGCTTCGAGGCGCTGCACGCGCTGTTCTTCCAGCCGCATTCCGGCACGCCGGGCGATGTGCAGCGGCTGCGGCCCTATAGCGGCGGCAGCCCGCTGGTGGAGGCCGACATCGCCACCGAGGCGGGCCGCTTCCGTCTCACCAAGCAATATTATGGCGGCCGCTTCGCCCGCGTCACCGATCTCGCCTCCGGCCGGTTGCTGGCGCAGGCGGACGAGGCGGAGGCCTTCATCGCCGGGCTGATCCGGGGCGGCACTGCCGGGCCGGCCGGGCTGCTCTGGGTGCGGCAGGGCCTCACCGGCATCGAGAAGCGCAGCAAATCGGAAGAGGACAGCGAGAAGCAGGTGCGCGCCAGCCTGCTGGAATCGGTGCAGGGCGAGGTCGAAGCCGTCACCGGCGGGCGGCGCATGGCGGAGATCATGGCGGCGACGCAGGCGGCGCTGGCCGATCTCGTCACCGCCACCGGCCGGCCCAAGGCCGGTGGGCGCTACGCCGCCGCGCTCGACGCGCGCGACGGCCTGATCGAGCAGGAGCAGCGGCTGGCCGCCGATGTGCGGGCGCTGCGTGAGGCGCTGGACCGGCGCGCGCAGGCGCTCAAGCGGCTCGCCGAGCTGGACCAGCAGGAGGAGCGGCAGGCGCGGCACCGCGCGGTGGAGAGCGCGCAGGCCGCCTTCGACGCCGCCAAGGCGCAGGGCGAGGCGCTGCGCGCCGCCGAGGCCGAGGCCGGGCTGGCGCGCGAGCGCCGCGATGCCGCCGAGCGCGAACTCACCGCCTATCGCAACGTGCTCGCCACGGCGCAGGCGCATGCGGCGGCGATGGCCGAGGCCGAGCAGCGGCGCGCGGCGGCGGTGGCGCGGCGCCAGTCCGCCGGGGCGGAGCTGCAACGGGTGCAGGCTGAGCTTGTCGCAGCCGAAGCGGCGGAGGATGCGGCGCGCCAGCGTCTCACCCGTGCCGAGGCGGCGTCGACGGCGCGCGAGGCACGGGCGCGGCAGGCGGCATTGGCCGAGCGGCTCGCCGCCGCCGAAGCGGCACGGCAGGCGCTGGAAGCCGCCGATGCCGCGCTAGCCCTCGCCAAGCTGCCGCCCGGCAGCCTCGACGAGTTGCAGGCGCTGGAGATTGACATCGCCAAACGCCGCGCGGTGGAAGAGGCGGCACGCCCCTCGGTGACCATCGAATACGCGCCCGACGCCGCCCCCCTGCTCATGGACGGCACGCCGCTGGGCGAGGGCGAGGAGCGTGGCTATGACGGGCAGGCGCGGCTCACCCTGCCCGGCCTCGGTACGCTCACTTTGCGTTCCAACCGCGCTGCGCCGACCGATAGCCGGCTCAAAGAGGCGCAGGCGCGCCACCGCGCCTTGCTTTCCGCTCTGGGGGTCGAGGACCTCGCCGCCGCCCGCGCCCGGCAGATGCGGGCGCAGCAGATCGAAACCGAGCGGCGCGAGGGGCCGGCCCGCCTCGCCCTGCTCGCCCCGGAAGGGCTGGCACGGCTGCGCGAGGAGGTGGCCGCGGGCGCCGGGCTCGGCGCGGAGCTGCCCGAAACCGAGGACGAGCCCGCCGCGCTGCGCGCCGCCCTCGCGGCGGCGGAGGAGCGGCGCGCCCTCGCCCGGCAGGCGCTGCGGGCGGCCGAGCCGCTGCGCGCCCGCGCCGACGAGGCGTTCGTCGAGGCGGAAACGGCGCTTGCCGGACTGAAGGCCGAGCACGCGCAGATCGCGGCCCTGCTCGGCCCGGAGGACGCGCGCCCGGCCCGCGCGGACGCACTGGCGCGCCGGCGCGACGAGCTGCAACGCCTGTTCACGGATGCCGAAGCGCAGATGCAGCGCCACCGCGCCGGCGCGTTCGATCTCGCCACGGCCGAGGCGGCGCTGCGCCGTGCCCGCTCGGTGGAGGAAGCCGCGACGAAGGAAGCGGCGACGCTGCGCGAGACCCTTGCCGGGCTCAATGCGCAGATCGGCACCCGCGCGGACGAGGCGGTGGAGGAAATGTGGGGCGAGGCGAAAGAGGCGCTCGCCGCCGCCACCGCCCGCGCGGAAGGCTTCAAGGCCGAGGTGCGGGTGCTGCAGCGCCTCGCCACCGCGCTGGAGGCGGCGCGGGCGCAGGCGCGCGATCTCTATCTGAGGCCGGTCATGGCCGAACTCTCGCCGCTGCTCGGGCTGTTGTTCGACGATGCCGCCATCACCTTCGACGACAGGACGCTGCTCCCGCAGACGCTGCGCCGCAACGGGCATGAGGAGGAGGTGGAACGGCTGAGCGGGGGCATGCGCGAGCAGCTCTCCGTGCTCACCCGCCTCGCCTTCGCCCGTCTGCTCGCCCGCGACGGGCGGCCGGCGCCGGTCATTCTCGACGACGCGCTGGTCTATTCCGACGATGACCGCATCGAGCGCATGTTCGACGCGCTGCACCGCCAGTCGCGCGACCAGCAGATCATCGTCTTCTCCTGCCGCCAGCGCGCCTTCCAGAAGCTCGGCGGCCATGTGCTTGCCATGACCGACTGGCAGCCCGGCGCGGGCACCGCCAGCTAG
- a CDS encoding FAD-binding oxidoreductase, with the protein MDPINRVLGSLPADLIVTDPDVVARYLTDFRRFRTGAARAVLRPRSTVEVQAIVALCAEHRVPLVPQGGNTSYCAAATPSSDGGELVLSLERLNAVRAIDAANLSLTAEAGCVLSVLQEAADDAGLMLPLDLGSRQSCQLGGTLSTNAGGISVLKYGMARDLVLGLEAVLPDGQILDVLQPLRKNNTGYDVKQVLLGAEGTLGIITAASLKLARKPAQTVTAFLAVEEIGALTTLLARAQTLTGENITSFEYVSHHSLGLLLTAQPGLRHPLETAAPHYVLMEAQSCSPLLGLEEAMAAFLEEAMGEGWVSDGTLANGGQQRDQLWYLREHIPEAEVANGGSLKHDISVPTSALPDFITRASALVEEQGAGGRLSIYGHVGDGNVHFNVVAPVGAEPSVYKPWFEREVSPRLYDLAVAMGGSFGAEYGIGTVKLDLLDRYGDKAKLSLMRALKAALDPANIMNPGKVVRG; encoded by the coding sequence ATGGACCCGATCAACCGCGTACTCGGCAGCCTGCCGGCGGACCTCATCGTCACCGACCCGGATGTGGTCGCGCGCTATCTCACCGATTTCCGCCGCTTCCGCACCGGCGCCGCCCGCGCCGTGCTGCGCCCGCGCTCCACAGTGGAGGTGCAGGCCATCGTTGCGCTGTGCGCCGAACACCGGGTGCCGCTGGTGCCGCAGGGCGGCAACACCTCCTATTGCGCCGCCGCCACGCCCTCGTCCGACGGCGGGGAACTGGTGCTGAGCCTGGAGCGGCTGAACGCCGTGCGCGCGATTGACGCCGCCAATCTCTCGCTCACCGCCGAGGCCGGCTGCGTGCTGAGCGTGCTGCAGGAGGCCGCCGACGACGCCGGGCTGATGCTGCCGCTCGATCTCGGCTCGCGCCAGTCCTGCCAGCTCGGCGGCACGCTCTCCACCAATGCCGGCGGCATTTCCGTGCTGAAATACGGCATGGCCCGCGACCTCGTTCTGGGGCTGGAAGCGGTGCTGCCGGACGGGCAGATTCTCGACGTGCTGCAACCGCTCCGCAAGAACAACACCGGCTATGACGTGAAGCAGGTGCTGCTCGGCGCCGAGGGCACGCTCGGCATCATCACCGCCGCCTCGCTGAAGCTGGCGCGCAAGCCGGCGCAGACGGTGACCGCCTTCCTCGCCGTCGAGGAGATTGGCGCGCTGACCACGCTGCTGGCCCGGGCGCAGACGCTCACCGGCGAGAACATCACCTCGTTCGAATATGTCTCGCATCATTCGCTCGGCCTTCTGCTCACCGCCCAGCCGGGGCTGCGGCATCCGCTGGAGACGGCGGCGCCGCATTATGTGCTGATGGAGGCGCAGAGCTGTTCGCCGCTGCTGGGGCTTGAGGAGGCGATGGCCGCCTTTCTCGAAGAGGCAATGGGCGAGGGCTGGGTGAGCGACGGCACGCTGGCCAATGGCGGGCAGCAGCGCGACCAGCTCTGGTACTTACGCGAGCATATTCCCGAGGCGGAAGTCGCCAATGGCGGCTCGCTCAAGCACGATATTTCCGTGCCGACCTCGGCGCTGCCGGACTTTATCACGCGGGCCAGCGCGCTGGTGGAGGAACAGGGCGCCGGTGGGCGGCTGTCCATCTACGGCCATGTCGGCGACGGCAATGTGCATTTCAACGTCGTCGCCCCGGTGGGGGCGGAGCCGTCCGTTTACAAGCCGTGGTTCGAGCGCGAGGTGTCGCCGCGCCTCTACGACCTCGCCGTGGCGATGGGCGGGTCCTTCGGGGCGGAATACGGCATCGGCACCGTCAAGCTCGACCTGCTCGACCGCTATGGCGACAAGGCCAAGCTGAGCCTGATGCGGGCGCTGAAAGCCGCGCTCGACCCCGCCAACATCATGAACCCCGGCAAGGTGGTGCGGGGCTAG